Genomic DNA from Gallaecimonas xiamenensis 3-C-1:
GCGAAGGAGTCGACCCAGAAGATGGCCCCTTCCTTGGGATAGATATAGGCCAGGTTGCCCCCTTCGTTGTTGGCCATATAGACCTCGCCGTTCCAGATCATGCCGATATCGACATCACCGGACAGGTAGGGCAGGCGCGGGGCGTCGGAGTTGAACACCTGGGTGTTGGCGATCAGCGGTTTGAGGGTCTCGTAGGCCTGCTTGATCTGGGCTTCGTCCGTGGTGTTGGCGGAATGGCCGTTCAGGGCCAGGCCGATTTGGAAGACTTCACGAACATCGTCGGTCAGCAGCAGGCGGCCTTTGAATTCGGGCTTGAACAGATCTTTCCAACTGGTGATGGTCTTGGGATCGATCTCCTCGGCGTTGACGCCGATGGAGGTGGACCCCCAGAAGTAGGGCACGGAGTACTGGTTGCCCTTATCGTAGCTCTTGTCCAGCAGGGCCGGGTCCAGGTTTTTCATGTTACCCAGCTTCTGCTTGTCCAGCTTTTGCAGCAGGCCGTCCTTTTGCATCATGCTGATGTAATAGGTGGACGGCAGCACGATGTCGTAGCCGGCGCCGTTGGTCAGCTTGAGCTTGGCGTACATGGCCTCGTTGGACTCGTAGGTGGTGAGGTTCACCTCGATGCCGGTTTCCTTGGTAAAGGCCTCAATCACGTCTTCGGGAATGTATTCGGACCAGACGTAGAGGTTCAATTCCTTGTCTTCGGCCTGAGCCCCAAACGCCGCTAGGGTCATGGCCAGGGCCGCCAGGGATTGGCGAGTGTGTTTTTTCATTTTTTCTCCCTC
This window encodes:
- a CDS encoding extracellular solute-binding protein: MKKHTRQSLAALAMTLAAFGAQAEDKELNLYVWSEYIPEDVIEAFTKETGIEVNLTTYESNEAMYAKLKLTNGAGYDIVLPSTYYISMMQKDGLLQKLDKQKLGNMKNLDPALLDKSYDKGNQYSVPYFWGSTSIGVNAEEIDPKTITSWKDLFKPEFKGRLLLTDDVREVFQIGLALNGHSANTTDEAQIKQAYETLKPLIANTQVFNSDAPRLPYLSGDVDIGMIWNGEVYMANNEGGNLAYIYPKEGAIFWVDSFAVPSHAEHPDAAHRFINYMMRPEVAKACVEYVGYATPNLPGKALLPDELKNSPVIFPDAATVAKGEFQTDVGDAIGLYESYWTKLKTGQ